The following is a genomic window from Procambarus clarkii isolate CNS0578487 chromosome 52, FALCON_Pclarkii_2.0, whole genome shotgun sequence.
aggcacctgctgcaggtcttGACCCACAGGCGCCTGCTGCAGGTgtagaccctcaggcacctgctgcaggtgttgacccataggcacctcctgcaggtgttgacccacagtcacctgctgcagctgttgaccctcaggcacctgctgcaggtgttgaccctcaggcacctgctgcaggtgttgacccacaggcacttctgcagcagttgacccactggcacctgctgcaggtgttgacccacagacacctgctgcagctgttgaccctcaggcacctgctggagATGTTGTCTcttaggcacctgctgcagctgttgacactcaggcacctgctgcagctgttgaccctcaggcacctgctggagctgttgacccacaggcacttgcTGGAGATGTTgtccctcaggcacctgttgcagctgttgacccacaggcacttctgcagctgttgacccactggcacctgctgcaggtgttgacccacagtcacctgctgcaggtgttgaccctctggcacctgctgcaggtgttgaccctcaggcacctgctgcaggtgttgaccctcaggaaactgctgcagctgttgaccctcaggtacctgctgcaggtgttgaccctcaggcacctgctgcagctgttgaccctcaggcacctgctgcaggtgttgacccatagtcacctgctgcaggtgttgacccagagtcacctgctgcaggtgttgaccctcaggcaactgctgcagctgttgacccaaaggcacctcctgcaggtgttgacccacagtcacgtgctgcagctgttgaccctcaggcacctgctgcaggtgttgaccctcaggcacctgctgcagctgttgaccctcaggcacctgctggagctgttgacccacaggcaccagctgcagcagttgaccctcaggcacctgctgcaggtgtttaccctcagacacctgctgcagctgttgaccctgaggcacctgctgcagctgttgaccttcagacacctgctgcatctgttgacccacaggcacctgctgcagctgttgacccactggcacctgctgcagctgttcacccacaggcacctgctgcagctgttgacccacaggcatctgctgcagctgttgaccctcaggcaaaagctgcaggtgttgaccctcaggcacctgctgcaggtgttgacccacacacctcttgcaggtgttgacccacagtcacctgctgcagctgttgaccctcaggcacctgctgcagctgttgaccttcaggcacctgctgcagctgttgacccactggcatctgctgcaggtgttgacccacagtcacctgctgcagctgttgaccctcaagcacctgttgcaggtgttgacactcaggcacctgctgcagctgttgacactcaggcacctgctgcagctgttgacactcaagcacctgctgcagctgttgacccacaggcacctgttgcagctgttgacccacaggcctttgcagcagctgttgaccctcaggcacctgctgcagctgttgacactcaggcaccagcggcagctgttgaccctcatgcacctgctgcagctgttgaccctcaggcacctgctgcagctgttgacattcaggcacctgctgcagctgttgaccctcaggcacctgttgcagctgttgacccacaggcacctgctgcagctgttgactcattggcacctgctgcagctgttgacacacAGGCACCTGCTTCAGCTgtagaccctcaggcacctgctgcagctgttgactcactggcacctgctgcagctgttgtcccacaggcacctgctgcaggtgttgacccacagtcccctgctgcaggtgttgattcACAGGCACCTgccgcaggtgttgacccacaggcacctcctgcaggtgttgacccacagtcacctgctgcagctgttgaccctaaggcacctgctgcagctgttgaccctcaggcacctgctgcagctgttgacccacagacacctgctgcaactattgaccctcaggcacttctgcagctgttgacccacaggcacctgctgcagctgttgaccctcaggcacctgctgcagctgttgacccgcaggcacctgctgcagctgttgacactcaCGCACCTGCTGCAGatgttgacactcaggcacctgctgcagctgttgacccttaggcacctgctgcagctgttgaccctcaggcacctgctgcagctgttgaccctcaggcacctgctgcaggtgttgacccacaggcacctcctgcaggtgttgacccacagtcacctgctgcagctgttgacccacaggcacctgctgcaggtgttgaccctcaggcacctgctgcagctgttgatcctcaggcacttctgcagctgttgacccacaggcacctgctgcagctgtttacccacaggcacctgctggagctgttgtccctcaggcacctgctggagcttttgacactcaggcacctgctgcagttgttgaccctcaggcacctgctgcaggtgttgaccctcaggcacctgctgcagctgttgatcctcaggcacttctgcagctgttgacccacaggcacctgctgcagctgtttacccacaggcacctgctggagctgttgtccctcaggcacctgctggagcttttgacactcaggcacctgctgcagttgttgaccctcaggcacctgctgcaggtgttgaccctcaggcacctgctgcagctgttgacccactggcacctgctgcaggtgttgaccctcaggcacctgctgcagctgttgacccacaggcacctgctgcagctgttgacccacaggcacttctgcagctgttgacccactggcacctgctgcagctgttgaccctcaggcacctgctgctgctgttgacccacaggcacttctgcagctgttgacccactggcaacTGCTGCAGTTGTTgatcctcaggcacctgctgcatctgttgaccctcaggcacctgttgcagctgttgaccctcaggcacctgctgcagctgttgaccctcaggcacctgttgcagctgttgaccctcaggcacctgttgcagctgttgacccacaggcacctgctgcagctgttgacccacaggcctttgctgcagctgttgaccctcaggcaccttctgcagctgttgaccctcaggcacctgctgcagctgttgaccctcaggcaccttctgcagctgttgaccctcaggcacctgctgctgctgttgacccacaggcacttctgcagctgttgaccctcaggcacctgctgtagctgttgacccacaggcacctgctgcagctgttgaccctcaggcacctgctgcagttgttgaccctcaggcacctgctgcagctgttgaccctcaggcacctgctgcagctgttgaccctcaggcacctgctgcagctgttgacccacaggcacctgctgcagctgttgaccctcaggcacctgctgcagttgttgaccctcaggcacctgctgcagctgttgaccccaatcacctgttgacccacaggcctttgctgcagctgttgaccctcaggcccctgctgcaggtgttgactcactggcacctgctgcagctgttgtcctacaggcacctgctgcaggtgttgacccacagtcacatgctgcagctgttgaccctcagacacctgctgcagctgttgaccctcagacacctgctgcaggtgttgactcactggcacctgctgcagctgttgtcctACAGGCACCTGctacagctgttgacccacaggcacctgctgcagctgttgacactcaggcacctgcttcagctgttgacccacaggcacctgctgcagctgttgacccacagtcacatgctgcagctgttgaccctcagacacctgctgcagctgttgaccctcagacacctgctgcaggtgttgactcactggcacctgctgcagctgttggctTACTGGCTCCTGCTGCAGCTCTTGACCCACAggtacctgctgcagctgttgaccctctggcacctgctgcagctgttgacttaCATgcacttgctgcagctgttgacccacaggcacctgctgcagctgttgacccacaggcacttctgcagctgttgacccacaggtacctgctgcagctgttgaccctctggcacctgctgcagctgttgacttaCATgcacttgctgcagctgttgacccacagtcacctgctgcagctgttgaccatcaggcacctgctgcagctgttgacccacagtcacatgctgcagctgttgacccttatacacctgctgcagctgttgaccat
Proteins encoded in this region:
- the LOC138352072 gene encoding putative uncharacterized protein DDB_G0271606 produces the protein MVYYTLHMYENRWRTAGKNYLEELQQLSVGHQLQQLSVGQQLQQLSVGQQLQQVSEGHQLQQVSEGQQLQQVSQGHQLLQLSVSQQLQQVPVGHQLQQVSVGQQLQQVSEGQQLQQLQQVPDGQQLQQVTVGQQLQQVHVSQQLQQVPEGQQLQQLQQVPVGQQLQQVHVSQQLQQVPEGQQLQQVPVGQELQQEPVSQQLQQVPEVPVGQHLRQVPVNQHLQQGTVGQHLQQVPVGQQLQQVPVSQQLQQVPEGLQLKQVPVCQQLQQVPMSQQLQQVPVGQQLQQLQQVPEGQHLQQVPVGQQLQQVPEGQQLQQVPECQQLQQVPKRQHLQQVPEGQQLQQVSVGQHLQQVPEVPMGQHLQQVPEGLHLQQAPVGQDLQQVPEGQHLQQVLEGQQLQQEVPVGQHLQEVPEGQQLQQVPERQHLQQVPEGQQLQQVTVGQHLQQMPVGQQLQQLPEGQQLQQVPEGQHLQQLLEG